One genomic segment of Erythrolamprus reginae isolate rEryReg1 chromosome 2, rEryReg1.hap1, whole genome shotgun sequence includes these proteins:
- the LOC139159960 gene encoding zinc finger protein 585A-like has translation MHRGKKSHHCPDCGKRFIANSHLVIHQRTHTGEKPFQCSDCDKSFSCNSSLVKHKRTHTGEKPFECPDCGKGFTHNSHLVSHQRTHTGEKPFECPVCGKHFSQSSSLSTHKRTHTGEKPFQCSDCDKSFSCNSSLVKHKRTHTGEKPFECPDCGKGFSQNFQLVIHQWTHTGEKPFECPDCGKGFTQNSHLVIHQRTHTGQKPFECPLCGKHFSQSSSLSTHQRTHTGEKPFECPVCGKYFTRNSSLVIHERTHTGEKPFQCPDCGKDFSHNSSLVKHRRTHTGEKPFECLDCGESFSQNSNLVKHQRTHTGEKSFECPVCGKCFTHNSSLVIHERTHTGEKPFQCPDCGKSFSHNLSLGNHQRTHTGEKPFECPDCGKSFSQNSNLVIQQRTHIGEKPFQCSDCNKSFSQNSHFVKHQRTHTGEKPFECPVCGKCFSLNSSLIRHQMTHTGEKPFQCSDCNKSFSQNSHLVIHQRTHTGEKPFQCSDCNKSFSQNSHFVKHQRTHTGEKPFECPDCGKCFSQNYDLVKHQRTHTGEKPFECPVCGKCFSQSSNLVKHQRTHTGEKPFECPVCGKCFTRNSSVVIHQRTHTGQKPFQCSDCNKSFRQNSHFVKHQRTHTGEKPFECPDCGKRFSENSNLVVHQRSHTGEKPFECPVCGKCFSHNSNLVKHQRTHTGEKPFECPVCGKCFTRNSSLVIHQRTHTREKPFQCSDCNKSFSQNSRFVKQQRTHTGEKPFECPDCGKNFSQNSNLVIHQRTHTGEKPFQCSDCNTSFSQNSHFVKHQRTHTGEKPFECPDCGKCFSQNYNLVIHQRTHTGEKPFQCSDCNKSFSQNSHFVKHLRTHTGEKPFECPVCGKCFSQNYDLVIHQRTHTGEKPFECPVCGKCFSHNSNLVKHQRTHTGEKPFECPFSGKCFTRNSSVVIHQRTHTREKPFQCSDCNKSFSQNSHFFKHQRSHTGEKPFECPVCGKCFTRNSSVVIHQRTHTRGKPFQCSDCNKSFSQNSHFFKHQRTHTREKPFECPVCGKHFSQSSSLSTHQRTHTGEKPFECPDCGKGFSHNSSLLIHQRTHTGEKPFECPVCGKCFSHNSNLVKHQRTHTGEKPFECPVCGKHFSQSSSLSTHQRTHTGEKPFECPDCGKGFSHNSSLLIHQRTHTGEKPFECPVCGKHFSQSSSLSTHQRTHTGEKPFQCPDCGKGFSHNSSLLIHQRTHTGEKPFE, from the exons ATGCACAGAGGAAAGAAATCACATcactgtcctgattgtgggaaacgtttcattgcaaattcccacctggtgatacaccagaggactcacacaggagagaaacccttccaaTGTTCTGATTGTGATAAAAGTTTCAGTTGCAATTCCAGTTTGGttaaacacaagaggactcacacaggagagaaaccctttgaatgtcctgactgtgggaaaggtttcactcacaattcccacctggtgagtcatcagaggactcacacaggagagaaaccctttgaatgtcctgtttgtgggaaaCATTTCAGTCAGAGTTCCAGTCTGTCCacacacaagaggactcacacaggagagaaacccttccaaTGTTCTGATTGTGATAAAAGTTTCAGTTGCAATTCCAGTTTGGttaaacacaagaggactcacacaggagagaaaccctttgaatgtcccgattgtgggaaaggtttcagtcagaatttCCAGCTGGTGATTCATCagtggactcacacaggagagaaaccctttgaatgtcctgactgtgggaaaggtttcactcagaattcccacctggtgattcatcagaggactcacacaggacagaaaccctttgaatgtcctcttTGTGGGAAACATTTCAGTCAGAGTTCCAGCCTGTCaacacatcagaggactcacacaggagagaaaccctttgaatgtcctgtttgtgggaaaTATTTCACTCGTAATTCAAGCCTGGTGATTCAtgagaggactcacacaggagagaaaccctttcaatgtcctgattgtgggaaagatttcagtcacaattcaagtcTGGTGAAacaccggaggactcacacaggagaaaaaccctttgaatgtcttgattgcggggaaagtttcagtcagaattccaatttggttaaacaccagaggactcacacaggagagaaatcctttgaatgtcctgtttgtgggaaatgtttcactcataattcaagcctggtgattcatgagaggactcacacaggagagaagccatttcaatgtccggattgtgggaaaagtttcagtcacaatttAAGTCTGGGGAaccatcagaggactcacacaggagagaaaccttttgaatgtcctgattgcgggaaaagtttcagtcagaattccaatttGGTGATACAACAGAGGACTCACATTGGAGAGAAACCCTTCCAATGTTCTGATTGTaacaaaagtttcagtcagaattcccatttcgttaaacaccagaggactcacacaggagagaaaccctttgaatgtcctgtttgtgggaaatgtttcagtttgAATTCCAGTTTGATTAGACATCAgatgactcacacaggagagaaacccttccaaTGTTCTGATTGTaacaaaagtttcagtcagaattcccatttggtgatacaccagaggactcacacaggagagaaacccttccaaTGTTCTGATTGTaacaaaagtttcagtcagaattcccattttgttaaacaccagaggactcacacaggagagaaaccctttgaatgtcctgattgtgggaagtGTTTCAGTCAGAATTACGATTTGgttaaacaccagaggactcatacaggagagaaaccttttgaatgtcctgtttgtgggaagTGTTTCAGTCAGAGTTCCAATTTGgttaaacaccagaggactcacacaggagagaaaccctttgaatgtcctgtttgtgggaagTGTTTCACTCGTAATTCAAGCGTGGtgattcatcagaggactcacacaggacagAAACCCTTCCAATGTTCTGATTGTAACAAAAGTTTCAGACAGAATTCCCATTTCgttaaacaccagaggactcacacaggagagaaaccctttgaatgtcctgattgtgggaagcgtttcagtgagaattccaatttggtggtacaccagaggtctcacacaggagagaaaccctttgaatgtcctgtttgtgggaagtgtttcagtcacaattccaatttggttaaacaccagaggactcacacaggagagaaaccctttgaatgtcctgtttgtgggaagTGTTTCACTCGTAATTCAAGCctggtgattcatcagaggactcacacaagagagaaacccttCCAATGTTCTGATTGTaacaaaagtttcagtcagaattcccgtTTCGTTAAACagcagaggactcacacaggagagaaaccctttgaatgtcctgattgtgggaaaaa tttcagtcagaattccaatttggtgatacaccagaggactcacacaggagagaaacccttccaaTGTTCTGATTGTAACacaagtttcagtcagaattcccatttcgttaaacaccagaggactcacacaggagagaaaccctttgaatgtcctgattgtgggaagtgtttcagtcagaattacaatttggtgatacaccagaggactcacactggagagaaacccttccaATGTTCTGATTGTaacaaaagtttcagtcagaattcccattTCGTTAAACacctgaggactcacacaggagagaaaccctttgaatgtcctgtttgtgggaagtgtttcagtcagaattacgatttggtgatacaccagaggactcacacaggagagaaaccctttgaatgtcctgtttgtgggaagtgtttcagtcacaattccaatttggttaaacaccagaggactcacacaggagagaaaccctttgaatgtccttttTCTGGGAAGTGTTTCACTCGTAATTCAAGCGTGGtgattcatcagaggactcacacaagagagaaacccttCCAATGTTCTGATTGTaacaaaagtttcagtcagaattcccattTCTTTAAACACCAGAggtctcacacaggagagaaaccctttgaatgtcctgtttgtgggaagTGTTTCACTCGTAATTCAAGCGTGGtgattcatcagaggactcacacaagagGGAAACCCTTCCAATGTTCTGATTGTaacaaaagtttcagtcagaattcccatttctttaaacaccagaggactcacacaagagagaaaccctttgaatgtcctgtttgtgggaaaCATTTCAGTCAGAGTTCCAGCCTGTCgacacatcagaggactcacacaggagagaaaccctttgaatgtcctgattgtgggaaaggtttcagtcataaCTCCAGTTtgctgatacaccagaggactcacacaggagagaaaccctttgaatgtcctgtttgtgggaagtgtttcagtcacaattccaatttggttaaacaccagaggactcacacaggagagaaaccctttgaatgtcctgtttgtgggaaaCATTTCAGTCAGAGTTCCAGCCTGTCgacacatcagaggactcacacaggagagaaaccctttgaatgtcctgattgtgggaaaggtttcagtcataaCTCCAGTTtgctgatacaccagaggactcacacaggagagaaaccctttgaatgtcctgtttgtgggaaaCATTTCAGTCAGAGTTCCAGCCTGTCgacacatcagaggactcacacaggagagaaaccctttcaatgtcctgattgtgggaaaggtttcagtcataaCTCCAGTTtgctgatacaccagaggactcacacaggagagaaaccctttgaatga